Proteins from a single region of Verrucosispora sp. NA02020:
- a CDS encoding class I SAM-dependent methyltransferase, with the protein MTQQEHGVLPRENHDELARENFVRALKSHISTEVTPGVRELYAHRVAPRYQQEMGVAPRDREAVRRAMEPEPYYQLWSSVRRASQDLLWNVVADSIARQWDDLAARAQRAERGLGSLDLDPAFELPWYFWGIDIHAMPGGYRGEYVADDLTAGALYDRGVYVYAMGQMGALNDDYGQSVVNNYLKQSHRDFRPKRILEIGCGVGNSTLPYVDAYPNAEVHGIDVGAALLRYGHARAESLGRKVHFSQQNAEATSFPDGHFDLIVSHIVLHEVPPDAVRAILRECHRLLAPGGMMIHADFPGYAGLDPLVQFLIDWDTWNNNEPFWGPMRDMDLLQAARDAGFTGDCSELSCKRECVEEVSTPTGRVLQSGERRRSGTLSLLVGRR; encoded by the coding sequence ATGACGCAGCAGGAGCACGGTGTCCTGCCCCGCGAGAACCACGACGAACTCGCACGCGAGAACTTCGTCCGGGCACTGAAGTCGCACATCTCCACCGAGGTGACCCCCGGGGTCCGGGAGCTGTACGCCCACCGCGTCGCCCCCCGCTACCAACAGGAGATGGGCGTCGCACCCCGGGACCGGGAGGCGGTCCGCCGCGCCATGGAACCGGAGCCGTACTACCAGCTCTGGAGTTCCGTGCGCCGGGCGAGCCAGGACCTGCTCTGGAACGTGGTGGCCGACAGCATCGCCCGGCAGTGGGACGACCTGGCCGCCCGCGCGCAGCGGGCGGAACGGGGGCTCGGCTCCCTCGACCTGGATCCCGCCTTCGAACTGCCCTGGTACTTCTGGGGCATCGACATCCACGCCATGCCCGGCGGCTACCGGGGTGAGTACGTGGCGGACGACCTCACCGCCGGAGCCCTCTACGACCGGGGCGTCTACGTCTACGCCATGGGCCAGATGGGTGCCCTCAACGACGACTACGGCCAGTCCGTGGTCAACAACTACCTCAAGCAGTCCCACCGGGACTTCCGCCCGAAGCGGATCCTGGAGATCGGCTGCGGGGTGGGCAACTCGACGCTGCCCTACGTCGACGCCTACCCGAACGCCGAGGTGCACGGCATCGACGTCGGCGCGGCCCTGCTGCGCTATGGCCACGCCCGCGCCGAGTCACTCGGCCGCAAGGTGCACTTCTCGCAGCAGAACGCCGAGGCGACCTCGTTCCCGGACGGGCACTTCGACCTGATCGTCTCGCACATCGTGCTGCACGAGGTGCCGCCGGACGCGGTACGCGCCATCCTGCGCGAGTGCCACCGGCTACTCGCCCCCGGGGGCATGATGATCCACGCGGACTTCCCCGGCTACGCCGGACTCGACCCGCTGGTGCAGTTCCTCATCGACTGGGACACCTGGAACAACAACGAGCCGTTCTGGGGCCCGATGCGGGACATGGATCTCCTCCAGGCCGCCCGGGACGCCGGATTCACCGGCGACTGCTCGGAGCTGTCCTGCAAACGCGAGTGCGTCGAGGAGGTCAGCACGCCGACCGGTCGCGTCCTGCAGAGCGGCGAACGTCGGCGCAGTGGCACCCTCTCGCTGCTCGTGGGTCGGCGCTGA
- a CDS encoding hydantoinase B/oxoprolinase family protein, translating into MSAVIVETTRPQRPVEVETAVLDIVENALRNARFEMDAVVLRTAMSPGIREQNDAFPLIADRKGRMVAGQFGSFIDGFLSGYDGTVEEGDVFFTSDPYACDGAISHANDWLVLLPIYADGTLVGWAAMFGHMSDVGGKVPGSLPTDAVSIFEEGVIVPPVKLVRGGTLDQQLLDTVLNQVRLPNWNRADLNAVLASCRTAETRVRELCERFGLDTYLSTLDLLLERNRQAMAKLFRQVVPEQPVTFEDYIDDDGRGSGPFRIRCTLWRDGDRVVLDFTGTSDQAEGSINFLLNENVLRMFFGVYTIMAVDPLIMFNDGFYPLVDVRIPEGSLLKPRRPAALSCRTHALGRLFDVLAGLLGQCQPDFLCAAGFSSSPHLMYSGLDRSGTWFQLYQIGFGGVPARPIGDGFDGHSMWPSFTNVPNEYLEAYYPLRIESYESIPDSGGAGRHRGGNGIRVGYRFLEPGEVSIHDDRWFTKPWGVLGGEPGQRGTKILERADGSQQTVPAKCDHVGVRPGDLLHFVTWGGGGWGDPLERDPEQVRHDVERGLVTVEGARRYGVVLVGDRVDEDQTRRLRAEIAVNRAELPRFHRGGTVEELRARCRTETGLEPPREPAPSRASAQPTGGTGPGGTPSAAPGGARSTGTRPQTTPRTPLEVLVHRIARQVTGR; encoded by the coding sequence ATGAGTGCCGTCATCGTCGAGACGACCCGGCCCCAGCGTCCGGTCGAGGTCGAGACCGCTGTGCTCGACATCGTCGAGAACGCACTGCGTAACGCCCGTTTCGAGATGGACGCGGTCGTCCTGCGCACCGCGATGTCCCCGGGCATCCGCGAACAGAACGACGCCTTCCCGCTGATCGCCGACCGCAAGGGTCGGATGGTCGCCGGACAGTTCGGCTCCTTCATCGACGGCTTCCTCTCCGGCTACGACGGCACGGTGGAGGAGGGCGACGTCTTCTTCACCTCCGACCCGTACGCCTGTGACGGCGCGATCAGCCACGCCAACGACTGGCTGGTGCTGCTGCCGATCTATGCCGACGGGACGTTGGTCGGCTGGGCGGCGATGTTCGGCCACATGAGCGACGTCGGCGGCAAGGTGCCGGGAAGCCTCCCGACCGACGCGGTGTCGATCTTTGAAGAGGGCGTCATCGTCCCGCCGGTGAAACTGGTCCGGGGCGGAACGCTCGACCAGCAGCTGCTGGACACCGTCCTGAACCAGGTGCGCCTGCCGAACTGGAACCGGGCCGACCTCAACGCGGTGCTGGCGTCCTGCCGGACCGCCGAGACCCGGGTCCGGGAACTGTGCGAGCGCTTCGGCCTGGACACCTACCTCTCGACGCTGGACCTGCTGCTGGAACGCAACCGGCAGGCCATGGCGAAGCTGTTCCGGCAGGTCGTGCCCGAACAGCCGGTCACCTTCGAGGACTACATCGACGACGACGGGCGCGGCAGCGGACCGTTCCGCATCCGGTGCACCCTCTGGCGCGACGGCGACCGGGTGGTACTCGACTTCACCGGCACCAGCGACCAGGCCGAGGGCTCGATCAACTTCCTGTTGAACGAGAACGTGCTGCGGATGTTCTTCGGCGTGTACACCATCATGGCCGTCGACCCGTTGATCATGTTCAACGACGGGTTCTATCCACTGGTCGACGTCCGCATCCCCGAGGGCAGCCTGCTCAAGCCCCGACGACCGGCGGCACTGTCCTGCCGGACGCACGCCCTGGGCCGCCTCTTCGACGTCCTGGCCGGGCTGCTCGGCCAGTGCCAGCCGGACTTCCTCTGCGCGGCCGGCTTCTCGTCCAGCCCGCACCTGATGTACTCCGGCCTGGACCGCTCCGGCACCTGGTTCCAGCTCTACCAGATCGGCTTCGGCGGGGTACCCGCCCGACCGATCGGCGACGGCTTCGACGGCCACTCGATGTGGCCCTCGTTCACCAACGTGCCGAACGAGTACCTGGAGGCGTACTACCCGCTGCGCATCGAGTCCTACGAGTCGATCCCGGACTCCGGCGGCGCCGGCCGCCACCGCGGCGGCAACGGCATCCGGGTGGGCTACCGGTTCCTCGAACCGGGCGAGGTCTCCATCCACGACGACCGGTGGTTCACCAAACCCTGGGGTGTGCTGGGCGGTGAGCCGGGCCAGCGCGGCACGAAGATCCTGGAACGGGCCGACGGATCGCAGCAGACCGTGCCGGCCAAGTGCGACCACGTCGGCGTACGCCCCGGCGACCTGCTGCACTTCGTCACGTGGGGTGGCGGCGGCTGGGGCGACCCGCTGGAGCGCGACCCGGAGCAGGTGCGCCACGACGTCGAACGGGGACTGGTCACCGTCGAGGGCGCCCGCCGCTACGGGGTGGTCCTGGTCGGCGACCGCGTCGACGAGGACCAGACCCGCCGACTCCGCGCCGAGATCGCCGTGAACCGTGCGGAGCTGCCCCGCTTCCACCGCGGCGGCACGGTCGAGGAACTGCGGGCCCGCTGCCGGACCGAGACCGGCCTGGAACCGCCCCGCGAACCGGCACCCAGCCGCGCATCCGCGCAGCCCACCGGCGGCACCGGGCCCGGCGGCACGCCGTCGGCGGCACCGGGCGGCGCACGGTCCACCGGAACGCGTCCGCAGACGACCCCCCGCACCCCGCTGGAGGTGCTCGTGCACCGCATCGCCCGGCAGGTGACCGGGCGATGA
- the eutM gene encoding ethanolamine utilization microcompartment protein EutM, which yields MQMSALGMIETRGLVAAIEAADAMVKAATVVLVGTEYVGGGLVTVVVRGDVGAVKAATDAGAASASRLGEVVSVHVIPRPHGEVEAILPTGATRGGTKA from the coding sequence CTGCAGATGTCCGCGCTCGGAATGATCGAGACCCGCGGCCTGGTCGCGGCGATCGAGGCTGCCGACGCGATGGTCAAGGCCGCCACCGTCGTGCTGGTGGGCACCGAGTACGTCGGCGGTGGCCTGGTCACCGTGGTCGTGCGCGGTGACGTCGGCGCGGTCAAGGCCGCCACGGACGCCGGGGCGGCCAGCGCCTCCCGGCTCGGTGAGGTCGTCTCCGTGCACGTCATCCCGCGCCCGCACGGCGAGGTCGAGGCGATCCTGCCGACCGGGGCCACCCGGGGCGGAACCAAGGCCTGA
- a CDS encoding CoA-acylating methylmalonate-semialdehyde dehydrogenase, with protein sequence MRSIEHWIAGASVAGSGYATVYQPATGEPQAQVAIGAQPEIDQAVAAATRAFESWGDVSLSQRAKVLFRFRDLVERHEDELARLVTAEHGKTVEDARGEVIRGREVVEFACGIPQLLKGAYSDQVSTGVDSYSLRAPLGVCAGITPFNFPVMVPMWMHPIAIACGNTFVLKPSERDPSASNLVAQLYADAGLPDGVFNVVHGGKEAVDALLDHPDVAAVSFVGSTPVARHVHQRAAASGKRVQALGGAKNHAVVLPDADLAEAARQITSAAYGSAGQRCMAISAVVAVGAAGDELVDLLRREATDIVVGPGDQVSSQMGPVVTDEARDRVITSVDGAQKAGATVVVDGRDLRVDGHDNGYFVGPCLLDRVTPDMEAYQQEIFGPVLVVLRAESLDEAIRIINANPYGNGTALFTSAGAAARRFVRTVSVGMVGVNVPLPVPMAYHSFGGWKASLFGDTHIHGQEGVAFYTRGKVVTSRWPGTTPTARPDFHFPTAT encoded by the coding sequence GTGCGCAGCATCGAACATTGGATCGCTGGGGCGTCCGTCGCCGGCAGCGGGTACGCGACCGTGTACCAGCCCGCGACCGGCGAGCCCCAGGCACAGGTCGCGATCGGCGCCCAGCCCGAGATCGACCAGGCCGTCGCGGCGGCCACCCGGGCCTTCGAGTCGTGGGGCGACGTGTCCCTGTCCCAGCGCGCCAAGGTCCTCTTCCGCTTCCGTGACCTGGTCGAACGGCACGAGGACGAGTTGGCGAGGCTGGTCACCGCCGAACACGGCAAGACCGTCGAGGACGCCCGCGGCGAGGTGATCCGGGGCCGGGAGGTCGTCGAGTTCGCCTGCGGCATCCCGCAGCTGCTCAAGGGCGCCTACTCCGACCAGGTCTCCACCGGTGTCGACTCGTACTCCCTGCGCGCGCCGCTCGGGGTCTGCGCCGGCATCACCCCGTTCAACTTCCCGGTGATGGTGCCGATGTGGATGCATCCCATCGCCATCGCCTGCGGCAACACCTTCGTCCTCAAGCCCAGCGAACGCGACCCGTCCGCGTCGAACCTCGTCGCGCAGCTCTACGCCGACGCGGGCCTGCCCGACGGCGTGTTCAACGTGGTGCACGGCGGTAAGGAGGCGGTCGACGCGCTGCTCGACCACCCGGACGTCGCGGCGGTGTCGTTCGTCGGCTCCACCCCGGTCGCCCGGCACGTGCACCAACGCGCCGCCGCCTCCGGCAAACGGGTGCAGGCGCTGGGCGGAGCGAAGAACCACGCCGTGGTGCTGCCCGACGCCGACCTGGCCGAGGCGGCACGGCAGATCACCTCGGCGGCGTACGGGTCGGCCGGGCAACGGTGCATGGCGATCTCGGCCGTGGTCGCGGTCGGCGCCGCCGGTGACGAACTGGTCGACCTGCTCAGGCGGGAGGCCACGGACATCGTGGTGGGCCCCGGCGACCAGGTGTCGTCCCAGATGGGTCCGGTGGTCACCGACGAGGCGCGCGACCGCGTCATCACCTCCGTCGACGGTGCGCAGAAGGCCGGGGCCACAGTGGTCGTCGACGGCCGGGACCTGCGGGTGGACGGCCACGACAACGGATACTTCGTCGGCCCGTGCCTGCTGGACCGGGTGACCCCCGACATGGAGGCGTACCAGCAGGAGATCTTCGGACCGGTGCTGGTGGTGTTGCGGGCCGAGAGCCTGGACGAGGCGATCAGGATCATCAACGCCAACCCGTACGGCAACGGCACCGCCCTGTTCACCTCCGCAGGAGCGGCGGCCCGCCGTTTCGTGCGTACCGTCTCGGTCGGCATGGTCGGGGTGAACGTGCCGCTGCCGGTGCCGATGGCCTACCACTCCTTCGGCGGCTGGAAGGCGTCACTCTTCGGCGACACCCACATCCACGGCCAGGAGGGCGTGGCGTTCTACACCCGTGGCAAGGTCGTCACCTCCAGGTGGCCGGGCACCACCCCGACGGCCCGCCCGGACTTCCACTTCCCCACCGCCACCTGA
- a CDS encoding hydantoinase/oxoprolinase family protein, whose amino-acid sequence MYRLGVDVGGTFTDVLLIEEATGRTRRTKVPSTPQDQSVGVVEGVTRVLADATARAADIRQFLHGTTVATNAVLERRGARVGLIVTVGYRQVLHIARSFVPGGLGGWIVWDRPAELVALEDVREVRGRLDARGTEIDPLDESAVRAAVRDLVDRGVDALAIGFVNSYANPAHEQRAAEIAASEAPDVPVSTSAGVLPELGEYERTLTTVANAYVRPGVGAYLRNLSSKLVAEGLVGDRRVLRSDGGLMTFERAEDIPVSLLMSGPAGGVAAAVALGPAAGFRDLLTLDMGGTSTDVALIEDGTPVIRRETTVADLAVRSPSIDVQTVGAGGGSIAHVPELTGALRVGPASAGALPGPATYGRGGVLPTVTDANVVLGYLPHALLGGAMPLDVEKARTAVGTVATRLGVTVEAAAAAIIDIVNENMLGALRLVSVQRGYDPRRFALFGFGGAGPLHANALAKLLGSWPVVIPQSPGVLCAYGDASTGVRAEANKSLVRPLDDLDETHLRREFTDLAAQIDTEFDRAEVPAEARTVRFEADVRYHGQGFEVPVGVPASGQEPLIPTLRDGFDEAHRRLFGFALDEQHEIVNIRAVGVSDAERIRPVEIESGDHDASRAVIGRQRVYVDGGWQEAALYDRTALRAGDELRGPAIVVEMDSTSLVLPGCVARVDRLGNLLILPAEEKGLR is encoded by the coding sequence ATGTACCGACTTGGAGTCGACGTCGGTGGCACGTTCACGGACGTCCTTCTGATCGAAGAGGCGACCGGCAGGACCCGCCGCACGAAGGTGCCCTCCACGCCGCAGGACCAGTCCGTCGGCGTCGTCGAGGGCGTGACCCGGGTCCTCGCCGACGCCACCGCCCGCGCGGCCGACATCCGTCAGTTCCTGCACGGCACGACCGTGGCCACCAACGCCGTCCTGGAACGCCGGGGCGCCCGGGTCGGCCTGATCGTGACCGTCGGCTACCGGCAGGTCCTGCACATCGCCCGGTCGTTCGTGCCCGGCGGACTCGGCGGCTGGATCGTCTGGGACCGACCCGCCGAACTGGTCGCACTGGAGGACGTCCGCGAGGTCCGGGGCCGCCTGGACGCCCGGGGCACCGAGATCGACCCGCTGGACGAGTCGGCCGTGCGGGCCGCCGTCCGCGACCTTGTCGACCGGGGTGTGGACGCCCTGGCCATCGGCTTCGTCAACTCCTACGCCAACCCCGCCCACGAACAGCGGGCCGCCGAGATCGCCGCCTCCGAGGCACCCGACGTACCGGTCTCCACCTCCGCCGGCGTCCTGCCCGAGCTGGGCGAGTACGAGCGGACCCTGACCACCGTCGCCAACGCCTACGTCCGGCCCGGCGTCGGCGCCTACCTGCGCAACCTCAGCAGCAAACTGGTCGCCGAAGGACTGGTCGGCGACCGCCGGGTGCTGCGCTCCGACGGCGGACTGATGACCTTCGAACGGGCCGAGGACATCCCGGTCAGCCTGCTGATGAGCGGACCGGCCGGCGGCGTCGCCGCAGCGGTGGCCCTCGGACCGGCCGCCGGTTTCCGGGACCTGCTCACCCTCGACATGGGCGGCACCTCCACCGACGTCGCCCTGATCGAGGACGGCACCCCGGTCATCCGCCGCGAGACGACCGTGGCCGACCTCGCCGTCCGATCACCCTCGATCGACGTACAGACCGTCGGCGCCGGCGGCGGCTCCATCGCCCACGTGCCCGAACTGACCGGCGCGCTCCGGGTCGGCCCGGCCAGCGCCGGCGCCCTGCCCGGACCGGCCACCTACGGTCGCGGCGGCGTCCTGCCCACGGTCACCGACGCCAACGTCGTGCTGGGCTACCTGCCGCACGCGCTGCTCGGCGGCGCGATGCCCCTCGACGTGGAGAAGGCCCGCACCGCCGTCGGCACCGTGGCGACCAGGCTCGGCGTGACGGTGGAGGCCGCCGCCGCCGCGATCATCGACATCGTCAACGAGAACATGCTCGGCGCCCTGCGACTGGTCTCGGTGCAGCGCGGCTACGACCCGAGACGCTTCGCCCTGTTCGGCTTCGGCGGTGCGGGCCCCCTGCACGCCAATGCCCTGGCCAAACTCCTCGGCTCGTGGCCGGTGGTGATCCCGCAGTCCCCGGGGGTGCTCTGCGCCTACGGAGACGCCTCCACCGGTGTGCGCGCCGAGGCGAACAAGTCACTGGTCCGCCCCCTCGACGACCTCGACGAGACGCACCTGCGGCGCGAGTTCACCGACCTGGCCGCCCAGATCGACACCGAGTTCGACCGGGCCGAGGTGCCCGCCGAGGCCCGGACGGTCCGCTTCGAGGCCGACGTGCGCTATCACGGGCAGGGCTTCGAGGTCCCCGTCGGCGTCCCGGCGTCCGGCCAGGAGCCGCTGATCCCCACGCTGCGCGACGGTTTCGACGAGGCCCACCGACGCCTGTTCGGCTTCGCCCTCGACGAGCAGCACGAGATCGTCAACATCCGCGCGGTGGGGGTCTCCGACGCCGAACGGATCAGACCCGTCGAGATCGAGTCGGGCGACCACGACGCCTCCCGCGCGGTCATCGGCCGCCAACGCGTGTACGTCGACGGCGGCTGGCAGGAAGCGGCCCTCTACGACCGCACCGCCCTGCGTGCCGGCGACGAACTGCGCGGGCCCGCGATCGTGGTCGAGATGGATTCCACCAGCCTGGTCCTGCCGGGCTGCGTCGCGCGCGTCGACAGGCTGGGCAACCTGCTCATCCTGCCCGCCGAGGAGAAAGGGCTCCGATGA
- a CDS encoding dimethylsulfonioproprionate lyase family protein yields the protein MTRLPHEGHRRSAPGTPRPPFVVRRDELEYELISALNHNPDDEGLVHRLVDRDTTGDPECEFLTGVYRMEPGMAHPLHLHADSAEFYYVLSGTARFTLADEEFEAGPGTAMYIPAGVAHAIETGSADGMELVYSFSTPDLRGIGTRWL from the coding sequence GTGACCCGGTTACCCCACGAGGGCCACCGCCGCAGCGCACCGGGGACGCCGCGCCCGCCGTTCGTCGTGCGCCGCGACGAGCTGGAGTACGAACTGATCTCCGCCCTCAACCACAACCCGGACGACGAGGGACTGGTGCACCGTCTCGTCGACCGGGACACCACCGGCGATCCGGAGTGCGAGTTCCTCACCGGCGTCTACCGCATGGAACCCGGGATGGCCCACCCGCTGCACCTGCACGCCGACTCCGCCGAGTTCTACTACGTGCTCTCCGGGACGGCCCGGTTCACGCTGGCCGACGAGGAGTTCGAGGCGGGACCGGGCACCGCGATGTACATCCCCGCCGGCGTCGCCCACGCCATCGAGACCGGCAGTGCCGACGGCATGGAGCTCGTGTACTCCTTCAGCACCCCCGACCTGCGGGGAATCGGCACCAGGTGGCTCTAG
- a CDS encoding ABC transporter substrate-binding protein, translating into MGTTSVRMRAVAALAVTSLVVAGCSGNDGDDTDAGSSQALTVAAPGVVSSLDSERYQGFISIDLLPNISGTLVRFTKPEAGATTLQTPDQIEPELAESWELSDDRKQMTFTLRDAKSQFGNALTAEDVKWSVDRMVNSEGVPIAKILMGIGGWDIENPVTVTDDRTVTINVAQPNAVSVSILSTFFMTIYDSVEAKKHATGDDPYAYKWLGENTATFGPYEVRSFDPGKEVRLTANKNYFRGTPTVTDVVVRAVADTSNRLQLAQSGQVDVASALTFDQLSSLENSDGVRLERVLYPNIDVLVPNLKAEPFDDKRVREAISYAVDRTAIVDSAYQGYSTASSDFIHDDFGAPAAAQPFTHNIDRAKQLLAEAGLPNGFPMELAYNAANVGAHSEQVAVLLRSQLAKVGIEVKLNNVASGADFDAAKREGKLQSWLATSTPLVPDPAYYLQVFYSTGGLTNLQNYSSTTVDGLSRQILETQPGPEREALVKQVNDFMVGDMPAIPLVDSQKFYAFRDGVTGFVSYSQGHVNYYDISVS; encoded by the coding sequence ATGGGAACGACTTCCGTTCGGATGCGCGCCGTGGCGGCGCTCGCCGTGACGAGCCTGGTAGTCGCGGGCTGTAGTGGAAACGACGGCGACGACACGGACGCCGGCAGCAGCCAGGCGTTGACCGTCGCCGCGCCCGGCGTGGTCTCCAGCCTCGATTCCGAGCGCTACCAGGGCTTCATCTCGATCGACCTGCTACCCAACATCTCCGGAACGCTCGTGCGCTTCACCAAGCCCGAGGCCGGCGCGACGACCCTCCAGACCCCGGACCAGATCGAGCCCGAGCTCGCCGAATCCTGGGAGCTCAGCGACGACCGCAAGCAGATGACCTTCACCCTCCGCGACGCCAAGAGCCAGTTCGGCAACGCCCTCACCGCCGAGGACGTGAAGTGGTCCGTGGACCGCATGGTCAACAGCGAGGGCGTACCGATCGCCAAGATCCTCATGGGCATCGGCGGCTGGGACATCGAGAACCCGGTCACCGTCACCGACGACCGGACCGTCACGATCAACGTCGCTCAGCCGAACGCGGTCAGCGTCTCGATCCTGAGCACCTTCTTCATGACGATCTACGACTCGGTCGAGGCCAAGAAGCACGCCACCGGCGACGACCCGTACGCCTACAAGTGGCTGGGCGAGAACACCGCCACCTTCGGCCCGTACGAGGTGCGCTCGTTCGACCCGGGCAAGGAAGTCCGGCTCACCGCCAACAAGAACTACTTCCGGGGTACGCCCACGGTGACCGACGTGGTAGTGCGTGCCGTCGCCGACACCTCCAACCGGCTCCAGCTGGCTCAGAGCGGGCAGGTCGACGTCGCCAGCGCGCTCACCTTCGACCAGCTCTCCTCGCTGGAGAACAGCGACGGCGTCCGGCTCGAACGGGTGCTCTACCCCAACATCGACGTGCTGGTGCCGAACCTCAAGGCCGAGCCCTTCGACGACAAGCGGGTCCGCGAGGCCATCTCCTACGCCGTCGACCGCACGGCGATCGTCGACTCCGCGTACCAGGGGTACTCCACGGCGTCGAGCGACTTCATCCACGACGACTTCGGCGCCCCGGCGGCGGCGCAGCCCTTCACCCACAACATCGACCGGGCCAAGCAACTGCTGGCCGAGGCCGGCCTGCCCAACGGCTTCCCGATGGAGCTGGCCTACAACGCGGCCAACGTCGGCGCACACAGCGAACAGGTGGCCGTCCTGCTGCGGTCGCAACTGGCCAAGGTCGGCATCGAGGTCAAACTGAACAACGTCGCCTCCGGCGCCGACTTCGACGCCGCCAAGCGCGAGGGCAAGCTGCAGAGCTGGTTGGCCACGAGCACCCCGCTGGTGCCCGACCCCGCCTACTACCTGCAGGTCTTCTACTCCACCGGCGGCCTGACCAACCTGCAGAACTACAGCTCCACGACCGTCGACGGGCTGTCCCGGCAGATCCTCGAGACCCAGCCCGGCCCCGAGCGGGAGGCGTTGGTCAAGCAGGTCAACGACTTCATGGTGGGGGACATGCCGGCCATCCCGCTGGTCGACTCCCAGAAGTTCTACGCCTTCCGCGACGGTGTGACGGGCTTCGTCAGCTACTCCCAGGGCCACGTCAACTACTACGACATCTCCGTCTCCTGA